One window from the genome of uncultured Tateyamaria sp. encodes:
- a CDS encoding arylesterase produces the protein MGKVTGAIVFSLWSGVASAETVTIAALGDSLTQGFGLPIEQGFVPQLEGWMEGRGHDVDIINAGVSGDTTQGGLSRVGWTLTPEVDALIVTLGGNDLLRGIGPEVSRANLEGIVQAATDAGVEVLVVGMQAPGNYGPDYKQAFDAMYPEIAEAYGTLYLDSFFAGLGGPGTDPAAVRAFMQADGIHPNADGVARIVEGLGPSVEALIARVD, from the coding sequence ATGGGCAAGGTAACAGGTGCAATTGTCTTTTCCCTGTGGTCGGGTGTTGCGTCTGCCGAGACGGTGACCATTGCCGCGCTGGGCGACAGCCTGACCCAGGGCTTCGGTCTGCCGATCGAGCAGGGGTTCGTCCCGCAGCTTGAAGGGTGGATGGAAGGCCGGGGCCACGATGTGGACATCATCAACGCCGGTGTGTCGGGCGACACGACCCAGGGCGGGCTCAGCCGGGTGGGCTGGACCCTGACGCCCGAGGTGGACGCATTGATCGTGACGCTGGGCGGCAACGACCTGCTGCGGGGGATTGGCCCGGAGGTCAGCCGCGCCAATCTGGAAGGGATCGTGCAAGCCGCGACCGATGCGGGTGTCGAGGTGTTGGTCGTGGGTATGCAGGCCCCCGGCAATTACGGCCCGGACTACAAGCAGGCTTTTGATGCGATGTATCCCGAAATCGCCGAGGCCTATGGGACGCTCTACCTCGACAGTTTCTTTGCGGGCCTTGGCGGTCCGGGCACGGACCCCGCAGCGGTGCGGGCGTTCATGCAGGCCGATGGCATCCATCCCAACGCCGATGGCGTGGCGCGTATCGTCGAGGGCCTTGGCCCCAGCGTCGAGGCGCTGATTGCGCGGGT
- a CDS encoding ABC transporter ATP-binding protein, whose protein sequence is MSDPVLSLNNAALSLDGNAGRVDILHGITLDVAKGETVGLVGPSGSGKSSLLMVMGGLERATGGTVAALGQDLTAMNEDALARFRRGHMGVVFQSFHLIPTMTALENVATPLELAGARDAFDRAGAELEAVGLAHRAGHYPSQMSGGEQQRVALARALVTRPEILLADEPTGNLDGANGQAIMDLLFALRDRHGATLVLVTHAPDLAARCDRVIRLADGRIQPPARAAAE, encoded by the coding sequence ATGTCCGATCCAGTCCTGTCCCTGAATAATGCGGCACTCAGCCTCGATGGCAATGCCGGGCGGGTCGATATCCTGCACGGGATTACCCTGGATGTGGCAAAGGGCGAGACCGTGGGCCTTGTCGGCCCGTCCGGGTCGGGCAAATCCTCGTTGCTGATGGTCATGGGCGGGCTGGAACGTGCAACAGGTGGCACGGTTGCGGCCCTGGGCCAGGACCTGACCGCGATGAACGAAGACGCCCTGGCCCGTTTTCGGCGCGGGCATATGGGCGTGGTGTTCCAGAGCTTTCACCTGATCCCGACCATGACGGCGCTGGAAAATGTGGCGACGCCACTGGAACTGGCCGGGGCGCGCGATGCCTTTGACAGGGCGGGCGCAGAGTTGGAGGCCGTGGGTCTGGCCCATCGCGCAGGACATTACCCCAGCCAGATGTCGGGCGGCGAACAGCAGCGTGTGGCGCTGGCGCGCGCATTGGTCACGCGGCCCGAGATCCTGTTGGCCGATGAACCCACCGGCAACCTTGATGGTGCCAATGGGCAGGCGATCATGGACTTGCTTTTCGCCCTGCGCGACAGGCACGGGGCCACGCTGGTCCTGGTCACCCATGCCCCCGATCTGGCCGCGCGGTGTGACCGCGTGATCCGTCTGGCCGATGGCCGGATCCAGCCGCCCGCACGGGCCGCCGCAGAATGA
- a CDS encoding FtsX-like permease family protein produces MTLATSARFARRELRGGLRGFRIFLACLALGVAAIATVGSVRSAIEAGLAREGAALLGGDAELDFTYRFASEDERAWMGSVAGAVSEIADFRSMAVVTRNEETERGLTQIKAVDSAYPLIGAVELSPDVPLPDALSGRDGLPGAVMERALIDRLGLSVGDTFRLGTQDFVLMATLVREPDSAAGGFGLGPRTIVLRTALENAQLLAPGTLFNSKYRLDLPEGVDLATLETRARDRFEATGMRWTDARNGAPGVAEFVDRLGAFLVLVGLSGLAVGGVGVSAAVRAYLAGKTSVIATLRTLGAERSTIFQTYFIQIGVLSLVGIALGLALGAVAPLALAPIIEARLPIPASFTIYSAPLIEAAIYGLLTAFVFTLWPLARAEDVRAATLFRDALDKARLLPRIGYLFWIGLGLVALIGLAGLFSGTWWLTLWTSGGIAFALGLLALAATLIRWVSRHAAPRARGRPALRWALGAISGTREGAASVVLSLGLGLSVLAAVGQIDGNLRNAITGNLPDIAPSYFFVDIQRDQMQGYAERLENDPAVSRVDSAPMLRGIITQINGQRAADVAGDHWVLSGDRGITYSERPSENTRITEGNWWPADYAGPPQISFAAEEAEEMGLSIGDSMTINILGRDITGTITSFREVDFSTAGIGFILSMNPSALAGAPHTFISTVYATEGAETQILRDIANAYPNVTAIRVRDAIDRVSEVLAGLAAATSYGAAATLLTGFLVLIGAAAAGTQARTYEAAVLKTLGATRRRILISFATRSALLGLGAGAVALAAGIAGGWAVSYYIMDTDFTVIWPSALAIVIGGVTATLLAGLAFAWGPLAARPAQVLRGRE; encoded by the coding sequence ATGACCCTTGCCACCTCTGCCCGTTTTGCCCGACGTGAATTGCGTGGCGGTCTGCGCGGGTTTCGCATCTTTCTGGCCTGTCTCGCCCTGGGCGTCGCCGCCATTGCCACCGTTGGGTCGGTCCGCTCCGCCATCGAGGCCGGACTGGCGCGCGAGGGGGCGGCCTTGCTTGGCGGCGATGCCGAGCTTGATTTCACCTACCGCTTTGCCAGCGAGGACGAGCGGGCGTGGATGGGCAGCGTCGCCGGGGCCGTGTCCGAGATTGCCGATTTCCGGTCCATGGCGGTGGTCACCCGCAACGAAGAAACCGAGCGCGGCCTGACCCAGATCAAGGCCGTCGACAGCGCGTACCCTTTGATCGGCGCGGTTGAACTGTCGCCCGATGTACCGCTGCCCGACGCCCTGTCGGGTCGTGATGGCCTGCCGGGCGCCGTGATGGAGCGCGCGTTGATCGACCGGCTGGGCCTGTCGGTGGGCGACACCTTCCGCCTTGGCACGCAGGACTTTGTTCTCATGGCAACACTGGTGCGCGAACCTGACAGCGCGGCGGGTGGCTTTGGCCTTGGGCCCCGCACGATCGTCCTGCGCACGGCGCTTGAAAACGCGCAGCTGTTGGCGCCCGGCACGCTGTTCAACTCGAAATACCGGCTTGATCTGCCCGAAGGCGTTGACCTGGCCACGCTTGAAACCCGGGCGCGCGACCGGTTCGAGGCGACCGGCATGCGCTGGACCGATGCGCGCAACGGCGCGCCGGGTGTGGCGGAATTCGTGGACCGTCTGGGCGCCTTTCTGGTGCTTGTGGGTCTGTCGGGTCTGGCCGTCGGCGGCGTCGGCGTGTCGGCTGCGGTCCGCGCCTATCTTGCGGGCAAGACCAGCGTCATCGCCACCCTGCGCACCTTGGGTGCCGAGCGAAGCACGATTTTCCAGACCTATTTCATCCAGATCGGGGTCCTGTCCCTGGTGGGCATTGCCCTTGGCCTGGCCCTGGGTGCGGTCGCCCCGCTGGCCCTCGCGCCCATCATCGAAGCGCGCCTGCCCATTCCCGCCAGTTTCACGATCTATTCCGCCCCGCTGATCGAGGCCGCGATCTACGGCCTGCTGACCGCCTTTGTGTTTACGCTGTGGCCGCTGGCCCGGGCCGAAGACGTGCGGGCCGCCACCCTGTTCCGCGATGCGCTGGACAAGGCCCGGCTGTTGCCGCGGATCGGGTATCTTTTCTGGATCGGCCTGGGGCTGGTTGCACTGATCGGCCTTGCGGGGCTGTTCTCGGGTACATGGTGGCTGACACTTTGGACGTCGGGCGGGATCGCCTTTGCCCTTGGACTGCTGGCCCTGGCCGCCACGCTGATCCGGTGGGTGTCGCGCCACGCGGCCCCCCGCGCGCGCGGCCGCCCCGCCCTGCGGTGGGCGCTCGGGGCCATATCCGGCACCCGCGAGGGCGCCGCATCCGTGGTCCTTTCCCTGGGTCTGGGCCTGTCGGTGCTGGCCGCCGTGGGCCAGATCGACGGCAACCTGCGCAACGCCATCACCGGCAACCTGCCGGACATCGCGCCCAGCTATTTCTTTGTCGATATCCAGCGCGACCAGATGCAGGGCTATGCCGAGCGGTTGGAAAACGACCCCGCCGTCAGCCGCGTCGACAGTGCGCCGATGCTGCGCGGCATCATCACCCAAATCAACGGCCAGCGGGCCGCCGACGTGGCAGGCGACCATTGGGTCCTGTCCGGAGACCGGGGCATCACCTACTCCGAGAGGCCCTCGGAAAACACCCGCATCACCGAAGGCAACTGGTGGCCCGCAGACTATGCCGGTCCGCCCCAGATCAGCTTTGCCGCGGAAGAGGCAGAAGAGATGGGGCTGTCCATCGGCGACAGCATGACGATCAATATCCTGGGCCGTGACATCACCGGCACCATCACATCCTTCCGCGAGGTCGATTTTTCGACGGCAGGCATCGGGTTCATCCTGTCCATGAACCCGTCGGCTCTGGCGGGGGCGCCGCATACCTTCATCTCGACCGTCTATGCGACGGAAGGGGCAGAAACACAGATCCTGCGCGACATCGCCAACGCCTATCCCAACGTGACCGCCATCCGTGTGCGCGACGCCATCGACCGGGTCAGCGAGGTGCTTGCGGGTCTGGCCGCCGCCACCTCCTATGGTGCGGCTGCGACCCTGTTGACCGGGTTCCTTGTCCTGATCGGCGCGGCAGCGGCAGGCACCCAGGCCCGCACCTATGAAGCGGCGGTGCTGAAAACGCTGGGGGCCACCCGCAGGCGCATCCTGATCAGCTTTGCCACCCGCTCGGCCCTGTTGGGCCTTGGGGCGGGGGCCGTCGCGCTGGCGGCGGGTATCGCGGGCGGATGGGCCGTCAGCTATTACATCATGGACACGGATTTCACGGTTATCTGGCCGTCGGCCCTGGCCATCGTGATTGGCGGCGTGACGGCGACCTTGCTGGCGGGCCTTGCCTTTGCCTGGGGTCCGTTGGCCGCCCGGCCCGCGCAGGTGCTGCGGGGGCGCGAATAA